From Eriocheir sinensis breed Jianghai 21 chromosome 65, ASM2467909v1, whole genome shotgun sequence, one genomic window encodes:
- the LOC126987618 gene encoding uncharacterized protein LOC126987618, with product MVLLWTQHEGERVEPQPTDTQVQEPRKDGAVNGGVNGGVGVNGAASHTPRHPRTKDKHPGEASGAKGRPSTSASNDGPRVTPPSEKHVVTLRQVSEVLDATKSSFTTPASSPTSSSSISTTPPSSSISPIAASTPMEAVVEVERVEASGSGVAKVEKLSKMSTLGPLIRLPLDEEDEEVEEEEVDGAKKKKSSKRKFYTLPRNWRSKAADFILTKGRVRERKPVGVVVVVVVVVVVVVVVVVMGVIIFFFILSSLPFSCSSFLRSSWFPPLPLLPPSFVLLGFLLLLFFLLLLLNFLRFSFFTSHIYHPPSPPLSLSPSLHLLYSLFFLLSFPLSFHLFLRPSLSLLLLSPPFIFLLSSFLPPSLPSSRPRREARRARPGP from the coding sequence ATGGTTCTCTTGTGGACGCAGCacgaaggggagagggtggagcCGCAGCCCACCGACACCCAGGTCCAGGAGCCGCGCAAGGACGGGGCGGTCAACGGCGGCGTGAACGGAGGTGTGGGCGTGAACGGGGCCGCCTCACACACCCCGCGCCACCCCCGAACCAAGGACAAGCACCCCGGGGAAGCTTCAGGCGCCAAGGGAAGGCCCAGCACCAGCGCCTCCAACGATGGGCCACGCGTCACTCCGCCGTCAGAGAAGCATGTTGTCACCCTCCGTCAGGTCTCCGAAGTCCTTGATGCCACAAAGAGCAGCTTCACGACCCCAGCTTCCtctcctacatcctcctcctccatctcaactaccccgccctcctcctccatctctcccataGCCGCCAGCACACCCATGgaggctgtggtggaggtggagagggtggAGGCCAGTGGATCAGGAGTCGCAAAGGTGGAGAAGTTGTCTAAGATGTCCACACTTGGTCCACTCATCCGTCTGCCGctggatgaagaggatgaggaggtggaggaagaggaagtggacggggccaagaagaagaagagtagtaaGAGGAAGTTCTACACGCTGCCGAGGAACTGGAGGAGCAAGGCGGCCGACTTCATCCTGACGAAaggtagagtgagagagagaaaacctgtcggggtggttgtggtggtggtagtggtggtggtggtagtggtggtggtggtggtgatgggggttattatttttttctttatccttagtTCTTTgcccttttcctgctcctccttccttcgttcttcttggtttcctcctcttcctcttcttcctccttccttcgttcttcttggtttcctcctcctcctcttcttcctcctcctcctcctcaattttctccgattttctttcttcacttctcatatatatcatcctccctccccccctctctccctctctccctccctccatctgttatattccttgtttttccttctatccttccctctttccttccatctctttcttcgtccctctctctccctccttttgctGTCCcctccatttatcttcctcctttcctccttcctccctccatccctcccttcctcacgccCGCGAAGGGAGGCGAGGCGTGCACGGCCGGGACCttga